A genomic window from Triticum urartu cultivar G1812 chromosome 7, Tu2.1, whole genome shotgun sequence includes:
- the LOC125523860 gene encoding DIMBOA UDP-glucosyltransferase BX8-like, which yields MAPCDAAVRRRVVLFPLPYLGHMIPMLRLAAALHAGGHAITVLHTELHAPDPACYPADYRFVAVAAPDLPAASEDIAAFLAALNASCGAAFKDRLAALLAEGGVRCVVTDVVWFSAQAAARDLGVPALALMTSSAASFRTFMAYPALLAKGPLPYDESRADAPVEELPPFRVRDLQRIDASSLDTFAGLLERFVDAARRSSGLIVNTFDAIEGPEVGDIRDGLSLPVFPVGPLNRFSPPPPQEGSSSCLDWLDNQSPGSVLFVSLGTVASVDAHELAELAWALAEAGRPFVWVVRPGMVRGRPSCPLELPGDLAEQIGDRGMVVPWAPQEKVLGHAAVGAFLTHSGWNSTVEALSEGVPMACLPCFGDQFGTARYACAVWKVGVEVGRLERGGVRAAIDRLMGPGIEGEEIRERARDLKGKVGRCVGEGGSSHMALLGLLERIASF from the coding sequence atggcgccatgcgATGCAGCTGTCCGGCGCCGCGTGGTCCTTTTCCCGCTGCCCTACCTTGGCCACATGATCCCCATGCTCCGGCTTGCCGCGGCGCTGCACGCCGGCGGCCACGCCATCACCGTGCTCCACACGGAACTCCACGCGCCGGACCCGGCGTGCTACCCTGCGGACTACCGCTTCGTGGCCGTGGCCGCCCCCGACCTCCCCGCCGCGTCAGAGGACATCGCGGCGTTCCTGGCGGCGCTCAATGCCTCCTGCGGGGCCGCCTTCAAGGACCGGCTGGCCGCGCTCCTCGCCGAGGGGGGCGTCCGCTGCGTGGTCACCGACGTGGTGTGGTTCTCGGCGCAGGCGGCAGCGAGGGACCTCGGCGTGCCGGCGCTGGCGCTCATGACGAGCAGCGCGGCCAGCTTCCGGACCTTCATGGCCTACCCGGCGCTGCTCGCCAAAGGCCCCCTGCCATACGACGAGTCGCGGGCGGACGCTCCCGTGGAGGAGCTGCCGCCGTTCCGGGTGAGAGACCTGCAGCGGATCGACGCGAGCAGCCTCGATACCTTCGCCGGCCTGCTCGAGCGGTTCGTCGACGCGGCGAGGCGATCGTCGGGCCTCATCGTCAACACCTTCGACGCGATCGAGGGGCCCGAGGTCGGCGACATCCGCGACGGCCTTTCCCTGCCGGTGTTCCCCGTCGGCCCCCTCAACAGattctcgccgccgccgccccaagAAGGCTCCTCCAGCTGCCTGGACTGGCTGGACAACCAGTCGCCGGGATCCGTCCTGTTCGTGAGCCTCGGGACCGTCGCCAGCGTCGACGCCCACGAGCTAGCGGAGCTGGCCTGGGCTTTAGCCGAGGCCGGCCGTCCGTTCGTGTGGGTGGTCCGGCCAGGCATGGTCCGCGGGCGTCCATCGTGCCCGCTCGAGCTGCCCGGCGACCTGGCGGAGCAGATAGGCGACCGAGGGATGGTCGTCCCTTGGGCCCCTCAGGAGAAGGTGCTCGGCCACGCCGCCGTGGGCGCCTTCCTGACGCACAGCGGGTGGAACTCGACGGTGGAGGCGCTGTCGGAGGGCGTGCCGATGGCCTGCCTGCCGTGCTTCGGCGACCAGTTCGGGACGGCGAGGTACGCGTGCGCCGTGTGGAAGGTGGGGGTGGAGGTGGGGAGGCTCGAGCGGGGGGGCGTCCGGGCCGCCATTGACAGGTTGATGGGCCCTGGCATTGAAGGGGAGGAGATCAGAGAGAGGGCCCGAGATCTCAAGGGCAAGGTGGGACGGTGCGTTGGAGAAGGGGGCTCCTCGCACATGGCGTTGCTCGGCTTGCTGGAACGAATCGCTTCATTCTGA